The Solanum lycopersicum chromosome 6, SLM_r2.1 genome has a window encoding:
- the LOC138349206 gene encoding uncharacterized protein: MKCKVVDMNQQLFTLEVTHENSSELFNITYVYAKCKEHLRRPLWDRLLHWSDIEIPWCIIGDFNVIYSSQEKLGGREYNISKSVDFISTMEHCGLVDLGYNGQPFTWCNHRKNDARIWKRLDRGLANDKWLDKMPHTIITHLSAVGSDHCPLLMEMKDRKDDVIKYFKFLNCWTENDSFYQIVEKCWNEKVVGNPMWILHTKMKRLTITLRNWSKKEYGDVFIKTKEFEEMVKRAEENILQNNNQENRERLQAVNAQYIRYMKLEQNILQQKSQIHWLTEGNTNSKYFHAIIRGRIKKMCINKIESEEGEWIKGDVNIAKEVCDYYGKMFTGN, from the coding sequence ATGAAGTGCAAGGTTGTAGATATGAATCAACAATTGTTCACTTTGGAAGTTACTCATGAGAATAGCAGTGAGCTGTTTAATATTACTTATGTGTATGCTAAATGTAAAGAACATTTGAGAAGGCCTCTTTGGGATAGGTTATTGCATTGGTCTGATATTGAAATTCCATGGTGTATTATTGGAGACTTTAATGTCATATATTCTTCTCAAGAGAAACTTGGAGGTAGAGAGTATAATATTAGCAAAAGTGTTGATTTTATAAGTACTATGGAACATTGTGGACTTGTTGATTTGGGATACAATGGTCAACCTTTCACCTGGTGTAACCATAGAAAGAATGATGCTAGGATTTGGAAAAGGTTAGATAGGGGTTTGGCTAATGATAAATGGTTGGACAAGATGCCTCATACTATTATAACTCACCTGTCTGCAGTAGGTTCTGATCATTGCCCTCTATTGATGGAAATGAAGGATAGAAAGGATGATGtcattaagtattttaaatttctgaATTGTTGGACTGAGAATGACTCTTTTTATCAAATAGTTGAAAAATGCTGGAATGAAAAGGTGGTAGGAAATCCTATGTGGATTCTACATACTAAGATGAAGAGATTAACTATTACTCTAAGGAATTGGTCTAAGAAGGAATATGGTGATGTATTTATAAAAACTAAGGAATTTGAAGAGATGGTAAAAAGAGCTGAGGAAAACATTCTACAAAATAACAATCAGGAAAACAGAGAAAGACTGCAGGCTGTAAATGCTCAATACATTAGATATATGAAATTGGAGCAAAATATTCTTCAACAAAAATCTCAAATACATTGGCTGACTGAAGGAAATACCAATTCCAAATACTTTCATGCTATTATTAGAGGTAGAATAAAGAAAATGTGTATTAACAAAATTGAGTCTGAAGAGGGTGAATGGATTAAAGGAGATGTGAATATAGCTAAAGAAGTTTGTGATTATTATGGTAAAATGTTTACTGGTAATTAG